A section of the Deltaproteobacteria bacterium genome encodes:
- a CDS encoding 50S ribosomal protein L10 — protein sequence MIQQEQKEQFVKEIKEDIAKAEGVVFLDYTGLTVAEVESIRKKARAADIKYKVVKNTLMARALIGTEAEEASKFLKGSPTGVIVGFSDPVVTAKLAVDFTKDSKHVRIKGGILDKKAISSNQTEALAQMPSKREMVTQIVGMALGPARNLLAQIKSPAGRIVGAVEKKAKEEEPTA from the coding sequence ATGATTCAGCAAGAACAAAAAGAACAATTTGTAAAAGAGATTAAAGAGGATATCGCCAAAGCGGAAGGCGTGGTTTTTCTCGATTACACCGGTTTAACCGTGGCTGAAGTTGAGTCTATTAGAAAGAAAGCTCGCGCCGCTGATATCAAGTATAAAGTTGTTAAAAATACATTAATGGCTAGGGCTCTAATAGGAACTGAAGCAGAAGAAGCTTCTAAGTTTTTAAAAGGGTCGCCTACAGGTGTAATTGTTGGATTTTCGGATCCGGTGGTCACAGCAAAGCTTGCTGTTGATTTCACAAAAGATTCGAAACATGTACGTATTAAAGGTGGCATTCTTGACAAGAAAGCCATCTCATCAAATCAAACTGAAGCGCTCGCGCAGATGCCAAGTAAGCGCGAGATGGTGACGCAAATAGTAGGAATGGCCCTTGGTCCTGCGCGTAATCTGCTGGCTCAAATTAAGAGTCCGGCTGGACGTATAGTTGGAGCAGTTGAAAAGAAGGCGAAGGAGGAAGAGCCAACTGCATAG